In a single window of the Elaeis guineensis isolate ETL-2024a chromosome 8, EG11, whole genome shotgun sequence genome:
- the LOC105049671 gene encoding LOW QUALITY PROTEIN: CBS domain-containing protein CBSX6 (The sequence of the model RefSeq protein was modified relative to this genomic sequence to represent the inferred CDS: inserted 4 bases in 4 codons; deleted 2 bases in 1 codon): MALVFLHHVVGDLTVGKPELAEFSEAETLEAAIRAIGDCAEGAIAVWRRRVPSQQQPLPTAEPRAARFVGMLNSLDVVAFLARAGXDHQKAMRTPVSEVVTPNPSLLKEVDPGTRLIDALEMMKQGVRRLLVXKSLAWKGFSKRFSILYNGKWLKNINTSSPDATSSGXRPSISSLPDDKFCXLSREDVVRFLIGCLGALAPLPLSSISSLGAITPCYAYIEASSPALEAVRKIPQDPCAIAVVETNSDGTHKIIGDISACKLWKCDFLAAAWAMSSLSAGQSVMGADDNGTTPISLPDFTINSTVEDTGTSPRPRKFSSRSIGFQQSSKPVAVGRLRSMYRGRSAPLTCKHTSSLAAVMAQMLSHRATHVWVTDAESEDDILVGVVSYSDILYAVTKNPTNVVPPIS, translated from the exons ATGGCCCTGGTGTTCCTGCACCACGTCGTCGGCGATCTCACCGTGGGGAAGCCCGAGCTCGCCGAGTTCTCTGAGGCGGAGACCCTCGAGGCCGCCATCCGCGCCATCGGCGACTGTGCCGAGGGCGCGATCGCCGTCTGGCGGCGGCGGGTGCCGTCGCAGCAGCAGCCGCTGCCGACGGCGGAACCGAGGGCGGCGAGGTTCGTTGGGATGCTTAACTCGTTGGATGTGGTGGCGTTCCTCGCGCGGGCGG GGGACCACCAGAAGGCGATGAGGACGCCGGTCTCCGAGGTGGTCACGCCCAATCCGTCCCTCTTGAAGGAGGTCGATCCCGGTACAAG GTTGATCGATGCTTTAGAGATGATGAAGCAGGGAGTAAGGCGCCTTCTCG CGAAAAGTcttgcatggaaaggtttcagcAAGCGCTTCTCCATTCTATATAATGGCAAATGGCTCAAGAACATTAATACCTCATCTCCGGATGCCACTAGTAGTG GCCGACCATCCATATCTTCTCTCCCTGATGATAAGTTCT TCCTCTCTCGAGAAGATGTGGTTCGCTTTCTAATTGGCTGCCTGGGTGCTCTTGCCCCTCTCCCATTATCTTCCATCTCCTCCCTTGGCGCCATTACTCCATGCTATGCTTATATTGAAGCCTCCTCCCCTGCCCTTGAAGCAGTTCGTAAGATCCCTCAAGACCCTTGTGCCATTGCGGTTGTTGAGACGAATTCTGATGGTACTCACAAGATAATTGGTGATATCTCTGCATGCAAACTATGGAAATGCGACTTCTTAGCAGCTGCATGGGCTATGTCAAGCTTATCAGCAGGACAATCTGTCATGGGTGCAGATGATAATGGAACAACACCAATCTCTCTTCCTGATTTTACTATCAACTCCACGGTGGAGGACACTGGGACCTCTCCGAGGCCAAGAAAGTTCAGCAGCAGGAGTATTGGATTC CAGCAATCAAGCAAACCAGTGGCAGTGGGGAGGCTGAGGAGCATGTACAGGGGGAGGAGTGCGCCATTAACATGCAAGCACACCAGCTCATTGGCAGCAGTTATGGCCCAGATGCTATCCCACAGGGCTACACATGTTTGGGTTACTGATGCTGAGTCGGAGGATGACATCTTAGTTGGTGTGGTTTCATACTCTGACATTCTCTATGCAGTTACCAAGAACCCTACCAATGTGGTTCCTCCAATCTCTTGA